Below is a genomic region from Gillisia sp. Hel_I_86.
CTAATGAGCGTATGGGCAACTGGGCGTTCAAAGTAGAGACCAAAGAAAAATTCATCGATTCCCTTCTCGATGGTCAACCATTCATCCCCTCCTATTTTGGCTATAATGTTGACACCAATAAAACAGGTGCCCCCATCTTGCGTAATGCACTTGCAAAAATTCCGTTCAAGTTAAATGGAGCCATTGATAACGGAGCATTGGTCATAGATATTCGGGATGAAGCAACCTTTAAAAGAGGACATATAAAAGGAAGTTTAAACATTCAAGCAGCTTCCGAAAGTGCAAAGTTCGAGACTTGGTTAGGAGCCATCGTTGAACCTGACGAAAAATTTAATTTAGTCATCGATCATCCAAAAGATTTAGAGGAAATACTTGAAAGGGTGGCAGTAATAGGTTATGAAGTGAATCTTTTGTCCGTCGCCACGTCAGACACTATGAATCTTGAAACGATGGAATCATTGGACTTAAATGACTTTGAAAAACACCCTGATAACTATACAATCGTTGATATACGCAATAAAGGCGAGGTAGAGGAAGGCAAGTTCTTTAAAAATGCCTTGAGCCATCCCTTAAATGATTTACGGAAAACGGCAAATGAAATTTCAACTGGAAAACCTATAGTGGTACATTGTGCGGGCGGTTATAGAAGTGCCGCAGGAAGTAGCATACTCAAAAATAAGATTCCTGGAACTAAGGTATATGACCTAAGCGATGATATCGAAAAATTTAAATAGTTTTCTATGGATACTCGCTTAGGCTTAAGAGAGAACTGGAAGCAGTTTTCGCTGTTGGTTTTGGTAAGCGCCTTTGTTGGCGGTATGATAGGGTTGGAACGCAGCATATTCCCTGAATATGCACAAAAAGTTTTTGGGATTGAATCAAAAACAGCCATACTTTCATTCATAACAGCCTTCGGAATTACCAAGGCTCTGACCAATTACTTTACTGGGCGTTTGGCAAATGCCATAGGTCGGAAAAATTTATTGGTTATTGGGTGGTTATTTGCCATTCCTGTTCCTTTTATTTTGATGAACGCAAACGGTTGGAACTGGGTAATAGTTGCCAATCTTCTTTTAGGAATCAACCAAGGTCTGACTTGGAGCAGTACGGTGGTAATGAAAATTGACCTTGTAGGAGAGAAAAATCGCGGTCTGGCAATGGGACTCAATGAATTTGCAGGTTATTTTGCCATCGGTATAGTGGCATTCCTTTCAGGTTACGTGGCAGACCGATATGGTATTACCCCTTATCCGTTTTACATAGGAATAGTTATATCTATAATAGGATTTTTATTGAGTCTATTTTTTATAAATGATACGAGCAAATTTGTTGCCTTAGAAAGTAAAGATGATAATTCAACCGAACTAAAGAATATATTTTGGGAAACCACATTAAAAGATAAAACACTTAGCTCAGTGAGCCAAGCAGGTCTGGTGAACAAACCTTAATGACGGAATGATATGGGGGCTATTGCCCATAATTTTGCTTCAAGCCAATTATGATTCCCAAAATATAGGGATTATAACAGCTATCTACCCTACGGTTTGGGGATTGGGACAATTATTTACTGGTAGGATGTCAGATATATATTCAAAAAAGGCGATGTTGTTTTGGGGAATGCTTTTGCAAGGTTTTGCCATTTTAATTTTACCCTTCATTACAGAGAGCTACATAATGCTAATTGCCTTAACCTTTGCGTTGGGGATTGGTACTGCGCTGGTCTACCCTACATTCTTGTCTACAATTGCAGCTGCCACGAGCCCAGCCCAACGTGCCGAAAGCATAGGTACTTTTAGGCTATGGCGAGATTTGGGATATGCTATTGGAGCAATAGTTTCTGGGATCATTGCGGATTTATTCGGTGTGTCGATGGCAATATTGTCTATAGGTGCCATAACCATAGTTTCGGCAATGGTAATCAAATTTAGGATGCCAGAACTAAAGACCATTAAAAATAATTAAAGTCATTTCGTTTTAGGTAATTCTTGCTACCCATTGTGAATTTGAAATAAATGATTTTGTATCAATATGTTTTAGTTATAGATTAGTTTGTGAAGCGATGTTGCCATAGAGACCGCTGATAGTATTTTTTTTGTTGAAAATTCTATAAACCTTTTACTTGGAGATTAAAAATTAAACTACCGTATTGAAACTCATCAAATAATTTCCGTTTTTTTGTTTAAATACGACAATCCAAATTTGATTTTAATTAAAAATAATGATTATGATGTTTCTATGGGTTTTGTGGCAATCCTTTTAGTTTATCTTCTCTGGAAATTTATAGATAAGAAAAATTAACGCTGTAGTAGAGTCAATCTAAAATTTACTCCCGAGATAACATCTCGGTGAATTTGAGAAGGTAGATAAACTGCTTTTTAGTTTTGTTCTTTTATAAAAGGTATTGGCTCAAGATAATGAATTGGGGGTTTTAGATATAAGTATCTTCTTTAATTAGTATATTTGAAAATTAATGAAACTGATTGCTTACATATTATCGTTTTATGTAATTTTTTTAATGACTATGCCAGCTGTTCAGGCTTTTTCGCCTATTGATGCTGGCAATTCTTGTTGTAATGGCTGTATACCAAATACTTCTACCGGGGATCACCTCCCCGGTTTCCTTATCAATAATATGAAGTTTCTGCCTGCAAAATCAATAAATAGTTCTTTCCCAGGGTCATGCTCAAGCTTCATCGAGCCTTTCTCCCTGGCATATTTACGCCAATAATGTTCCATAAACTGGTATAGCCATAAGGATCTTTAGCCTGCTGCACATATTCCTGGTAATGGTATAAAAAGGTAGAGCCGGGGTGGTTTCGAGCCTTATTGGGTTCTTCGTCACTTTTGGTGAACCATACTTTCATGTAATACCATTTTCTTTAGAAGCGGAAAGTTGGCTCTGCCATACATCATTCGTTTGATATTTTTCAATTTATTGACCTGTCCTTCCACCTGCCCATTACTTATGACTGATATTACCACTTGATTTATGGCACTATAATCGTGTTTGACCCCTTGGGCAAAACTCCGTAATTCTGATTCAGGTTGCAGTGCGCGGGTTAACCAACTTTCTAATGGTCCTTCCTCTTTATTTTTGAAGAGGCTTTTAAATTGCACGGCCATTTCTACGGCGGCTTTAATTTCCGGCGCTTTGTTATACAGGAATTTCAGAAAAGCCTGATCCGTCTTTTTTAATCGGTCTTCTGGCTGTAATACCATAAAGGAAATCTTCGAGGTTGACCAGGTTTTTATTGGTGATAATTTTGGCAAAAAAAATATTGTCAGAGTCAGGCTTAATAAACTGATTCATATTACTGCAAAATTGGGTATACTTCCCATTAAACCCTTTATCGCGGATATTTTTGTATAAGGTTGGATAGTCCTGTTTCCCGTAAAATTTCGGAAGGTATTCCCTGAACTCATGAAAATTAGTCATAGTTACTTGTGGTACAGGCGCTTGTCGTTTCGGGAATTCATCATGCTGAATGTACTTCCCGATGGTTCGGGGGCCGGCTTGAAGCATTTTGGCAATTGTTTTTATCCTATATCCTTGCTGATGAAGTTCCTTTGCCTTTTCAAATTTCATTTGTCGCTGTGAGTTTGATGTACATTTAGGTGTTGGCAGTGAACGAGCCTTTTCTTCTTCCAATAGAGGTTCTCTATTGCCCGGACGGCTAAAAGCTATAAAGGCCGCTTTCAAAGTTGTACTGTGCTTGTGAAGTACCCTTTTAAAAGCATCCCTAAGGTTTACATGGAGGTGATATCTGTCAGCTACCTCGATGGCCTCTTTGGTACCTTCTTTAGTTCCCTTCGAATAGGCACTGGCGCGATCCCGTGATACTGTATGAATTTCTGGATGCTTTAGAAGCCACTGCTTCAACGTATCTGCTTCTCTATCCGGTAATAAGTCGACAACCTTCTTACGTTCAAGATCTACAATGATGGTCCCATAGTTCCTTCCTTTCTTAAATGCCCAATCATCCACTCCTATGACTCCAGAAGTAGTAGTTGTCCCTTCTATTTCCAACTGTTGAATTAGGCGCAAGATGGTCGAGGAACTCACCGGGTTACCTGCAATACGACTAATCAATGCCCCTTTGTTTCCACCTACTTCCAGGCCTATGCTACGCAGCACATCAATG
It encodes:
- a CDS encoding ISL3 family transposase encodes the protein MLSCKLKIKQIAVFHTDTKIIFSILPKQKRSSCPLCNKYGNRIHSHYVRSLADLPISGKLVQLQLRARKFFCRNKSCPRKIFTERFSQDILPYARRLCRSIDVLRSIGLEVGGNKGALISRIAGNPVSSSTILRLIQQLEIEGTTTTSGVIGVDDWAFKKGRNYGTIIVDLERKKVVDLLPDREADTLKQWLLKHPEIHTVSRDRASAYSKGTKEGTKEAIEVADRYHLHVNLRDAFKRVLHKHSTTLKAAFIAFSRPGNREPLLEEEKARSLPTPKCTSNSQRQMKFEKAKELHQQGYRIKTIAKMLQAGPRTIGKYIQHDEFPKRQAPVPQVTMTNFHEFREYLPKFYGKQDYPTLYKNIRDKGFNGKYTQFCSNMNQFIKPDSDNIFFAKIITNKNLVNLEDFLYGITARRPIKKDGSGFSEIPV
- a CDS encoding MFS transporter, yielding MIWGLLPIILLQANYDSQNIGIITAIYPTVWGLGQLFTGRMSDIYSKKAMLFWGMLLQGFAILILPFITESYIMLIALTFALGIGTALVYPTFLSTIAAATSPAQRAESIGTFRLWRDLGYAIGAIVSGIIADLFGVSMAILSIGAITIVSAMVIKFRMPELKTIKNN
- a CDS encoding transposase — encoded protein: MVLQPEDRLKKTDQAFLKFLYNKAPEIKAAVEMAVQFKSLFKNKEEGPLESWLTRALQPESELRSFAQGVKHDYSAINQVVISVISNGQVEGQVNKLKNIKRMMYGRANFPLLKKMVLHESMVHQK
- a CDS encoding MFS transporter, with amino-acid sequence MDTRLGLRENWKQFSLLVLVSAFVGGMIGLERSIFPEYAQKVFGIESKTAILSFITAFGITKALTNYFTGRLANAIGRKNLLVIGWLFAIPVPFILMNANGWNWVIVANLLLGINQGLTWSSTVVMKIDLVGEKNRGLAMGLNEFAGYFAIGIVAFLSGYVADRYGITPYPFYIGIVISIIGFLLSLFFINDTSKFVALESKDDNSTELKNIFWETTLKDKTLSSVSQAGLVNKP